A section of the bacterium genome encodes:
- a CDS encoding FecR family protein, giving the protein MKRFSVILLFIAAFAVGQFAFAGANNVAIVYKVNGSVELFKSGSKTAEPLKAATHLSDGDKIKTGKDGYAFVIFVEDKSQIKVRENSTISITANRTANGLDKQVNVDVGKLWTHVTKEGSQLRVATPTSVASVKGTMWWTIVDENGNTQIIGLEGIVRLINRITNQEGDVGQGQTGESGPDGIRIIRTVGGVPNPEGTGQRSTMRIPFTDAEGNSRVLIIEYEE; this is encoded by the coding sequence ATGAAACGTTTTAGCGTAATTCTACTATTCATTGCGGCGTTTGCGGTGGGACAGTTTGCCTTCGCAGGCGCTAACAATGTAGCAATCGTTTACAAGGTGAATGGTTCGGTTGAACTTTTCAAGAGTGGCAGTAAAACCGCTGAACCACTTAAAGCAGCAACCCACCTTTCTGATGGCGACAAAATCAAAACCGGAAAAGATGGCTACGCCTTTGTGATCTTTGTCGAAGACAAATCTCAGATCAAAGTGCGAGAGAATTCTACGATATCGATTACGGCAAATCGCACTGCAAATGGTCTTGATAAGCAAGTGAACGTCGATGTTGGCAAATTGTGGACCCATGTAACGAAAGAAGGAAGTCAGCTCCGGGTTGCCACACCAACTTCGGTCGCATCGGTCAAAGGAACGATGTGGTGGACGATAGTTGATGAGAACGGAAATACCCAGATCATTGGATTGGAAGGGATTGTACGTCTCATCAATCGCATAACCAATCAGGAAGGCGATGTCGGGCAAGGCCAAACCGGTGAATCGGGACCTGATGGCATCAGAATTATCCGCACGGTGGGTGGTGTACCCAATCCGGAAGGTACCGGACAACGCAGTACGATGCGGATTCCGTTTACCGACGCTGAAGGCAACAGTCGGGTTCTTATCATCGAATACGAAGAGTAA
- a CDS encoding adenylate/guanylate cyclase domain-containing protein has translation MATTESKQHWSGLWVIAFAMIVGILVAKISGVVPALDIFDVLERKMVDFRFHWRQPLPTDSIPVVIVAADDNTELATDMRFPYSRSVWAHVVNNLKAAGAKVIVFDVQFATPADSAGDALLANAISNAGNVLLGGEVVVQQHQNLADPIVLEAPPAEIFTASGAPWAMVNMQEDIDNVQRDYFTVYAANDKYYLSLGVKALFMYRGITVDTSQIRHTGEHVKIGPLDIHTNGTQVFTVNYFGPIKTFPTYSVSQVLDDATFDLKAGEDSDYMELFLSPPPPGLDSLLDKIASENPFKDKIVLIGNTMPAFHDYKATPFDGYRQGQPLMYGVEVHANAIGTMYTGNYLEWLSFWWQVIVWLLFSFIVWWVTEHRNIWVGAITLLVVLSIGSAFNVLLFVKFRYIAESIAPLTTVSFAFVMTVLRRILREQREKTKIKGMFGQYVPKKVVGELIANPEMLRLGGEKRHLSVLFTDVAGFTTISEHLSPEELVHLLNEYLTAMTREILAVDGIIDKYEGDLIMAEFGAPVHYTDHAVRAVRASLNMQKKLAILRQKWEAEKQPILYSRVGINTGDMIVGNMGSEDVFDYTVMGDAVNLASRLEGVNKLYGTTIMCSQATYDECKDQFQFRFLDKVRVKGKSQFVGIYEVLGEKDEELPEGKRKAIDSFNLGRQAYEERDFNTAIKHFEQAMKDDPEDGPSATFYYRSLELQVNVPANWDGVHTLTEK, from the coding sequence ATGGCTACTACCGAATCGAAACAACACTGGTCGGGGTTATGGGTCATTGCGTTTGCGATGATTGTAGGGATTCTCGTCGCAAAAATCAGCGGCGTGGTGCCTGCCCTCGATATCTTCGACGTGCTCGAACGGAAAATGGTCGATTTCCGCTTCCATTGGCGTCAACCGCTTCCCACCGACAGTATCCCGGTTGTAATTGTTGCTGCCGACGATAACACCGAACTGGCGACTGATATGCGCTTTCCTTATTCGCGCAGCGTTTGGGCGCATGTAGTCAACAATCTGAAAGCTGCCGGGGCGAAAGTAATCGTATTCGACGTTCAGTTTGCCACACCCGCTGATAGCGCCGGCGACGCTCTGCTGGCAAATGCGATATCGAATGCGGGCAACGTACTGTTGGGCGGTGAAGTTGTCGTCCAGCAACACCAGAATCTTGCCGACCCGATAGTTTTGGAAGCGCCACCCGCCGAAATCTTTACTGCCTCTGGTGCGCCGTGGGCAATGGTGAATATGCAGGAGGATATCGATAACGTCCAGCGCGATTATTTTACGGTGTATGCGGCAAACGATAAGTATTACCTCTCATTAGGCGTTAAAGCGCTCTTTATGTACCGTGGCATTACCGTCGATACCTCTCAGATTCGCCATACCGGAGAGCATGTCAAAATCGGACCGCTGGATATTCACACCAATGGCACGCAGGTCTTTACTGTGAATTATTTTGGTCCCATCAAAACTTTCCCTACCTATTCCGTTTCGCAAGTACTTGATGATGCCACGTTCGATTTGAAAGCCGGGGAAGATTCCGATTACATGGAACTTTTCCTGTCACCGCCGCCGCCCGGTCTCGATTCGTTATTGGATAAAATCGCCTCGGAAAATCCGTTTAAGGATAAAATCGTGTTAATCGGGAACACGATGCCGGCATTTCACGATTACAAAGCAACACCGTTCGATGGTTATCGGCAGGGGCAACCCCTCATGTACGGTGTCGAGGTACATGCCAACGCCATCGGCACGATGTACACCGGAAATTATCTCGAATGGCTGTCGTTTTGGTGGCAGGTGATTGTTTGGCTCCTCTTCTCATTTATCGTATGGTGGGTAACGGAGCACCGGAACATCTGGGTCGGGGCAATCACGTTACTTGTCGTATTGAGTATTGGTTCAGCTTTCAATGTCTTGCTGTTTGTCAAATTCCGGTACATTGCGGAATCGATTGCCCCCTTGACGACAGTCTCATTTGCCTTTGTGATGACTGTATTGCGAAGAATCTTGCGGGAACAACGCGAGAAAACTAAGATAAAGGGAATGTTCGGTCAATATGTTCCGAAGAAAGTCGTCGGTGAGTTGATTGCGAATCCCGAGATGCTCCGGCTCGGCGGGGAAAAACGACACCTTTCGGTTCTCTTCACCGATGTTGCGGGATTTACTACAATCAGCGAACATCTTTCGCCGGAAGAATTGGTACACTTACTGAATGAATACCTTACTGCTATGACGCGCGAAATTCTTGCGGTCGATGGGATTATCGATAAGTATGAAGGCGACCTCATCATGGCGGAGTTTGGCGCACCGGTTCACTATACCGATCACGCAGTACGGGCAGTCCGCGCTTCGCTGAATATGCAAAAGAAATTAGCGATCCTACGCCAGAAGTGGGAAGCTGAGAAACAGCCGATCCTCTATTCCCGGGTTGGTATCAATACCGGCGATATGATTGTCGGAAACATGGGTTCCGAGGATGTCTTCGATTACACTGTAATGGGCGATGCCGTGAATCTTGCTTCCCGGTTGGAAGGGGTGAATAAACTGTACGGTACGACAATCATGTGTAGTCAAGCTACTTACGACGAATGTAAAGACCAATTCCAATTCAGATTCCTCGACAAAGTCCGGGTTAAAGGGAAATCGCAATTTGTCGGAATTTACGAAGTGTTGGGCGAAAAAGACGAAGAACTTCCCGAAGGGAAACGTAAAGCCATTGATTCGTTTAACTTGGGTCGCCAAGCGTATGAAGAGCGCGATTTCAATACCGCCATCAAGCATTTTGAGCAGGCGATGAAAGACGATCCC